The region CCGGCCATGCGGTAGAATTCGACGACCTCCGGAAACTCGCTGATCACATCTGCAAATTTCTTGAGCCAGTCCTCAGAGTGCTGGCTCGTGGTGATCGCGACAAAGGCAGTCACCTTGGCATTCACCTTGGCTGGATCGAGCAAGGCAACACGTGCCGTAATCACGCCCTCCTCCTCCATCTTCTGAATCCGCCGCCAGCAGGGCGTTGTCGACAGACCAACCCGGCGGCCGATCTCGGCGACAGGAACGGTGCAATCCTCCTGCAAGATAGAGAGGATACGGCGGTCGATACGATCAATCATTGCTCTGACACTCCAGATCCATCAGGCCGTTTGGACGCAACTAGGCCGGATTCAGTTTCCCGTGCGGCAGACCCACCTTGGAATGAATTTCCAATTTGAGTCCCTCAAGGAGAACTTGAGATTTTTCTTCTAACATCAAGCGCATTTACGCTTGATAATCCCCATCTAGAGTGCCAATTCCGTCATCACAAGAGAATTTTTTTCCAGACTCATCACACATTGGAGAGATCCGGATGCTTGGAAGCCTCAAATCCCTTTCCGGCCCGATCGCCGGCTTCGTCACAGCGATGACGGTTCTTGCAGCCCCCGCGTCAGCGGCGCCTGAAGTGACCCCGCTTGTGTCGACCGAATGGCTTGCAGCGAACCTGGACAATGACGAGGTCGTCGTCATCGACACGCGCTCGAAGATCTCCAATTCCGGCAAGGATGACTATCTCAAGGGCCATATCCCGGGAGCCGTCTGGTCAGAGTATCCGGGCTATTGGCGGACCGAGCGGGATGGCGTCGTTGGTGTCCTGCCGTCCGTTGAGAAGCTGGAAGCTGCGCTTTCCGAGTTGGGCGTTTCCGAAGACAAGGCTCTCGTCATCATCCCCGCCGGTTCCTCAAGCCTCGAATTCGGCTCTGCCGCCCGAATCTTCTGGACCATGAAGTACCTCGGCCACGACGCAGTCGCGATCCTCGACGGTGGACATGCAGCTTGGGTTGCAGAAGACCGCGGGCTTGAAACAGGCGACGTCACGCCCGAAGGAGATCTGTTCGTCGCTGAAGTCCGCGATGAGCTTCTGGTGTCCACGAACGAAGTCGCTGAAGCCATGGGCACGGAAACGGTACTTCTGGACGGTCGTCCTGAGGCACAGTTCTCCGGCAAGCAGAAACACGGCAAGGCGACCCGCTTCGGGCACATTCCCGGCGCGGTCAACTTCGATCAGGACAAGTTCTACAACAAAGGCTCGAACCGCTTGAAGGACAAGGCCGAGCTCGCTTCGCTGTTGCCGGCAAGCCTCAAGGACAGCTCAGCCAAGGTGGTGTCCTACTGCAACACGGGGCATTGGGCCGCGACCAACTGGTTTGTGCTGACGCAGGTGCTCGGCCAGGAAAATGTCACGCTCTATGATGACAGCATGGTCGGCTGGAGCCGTGACGAAAGCCTGCCGATCAAGGCGACTGCAAAGCCGGAACAGCCAGCCAAGCAGGTCAAGACTAACTGATCACTGGGTCTTTCCAGAAGACCTTTGACGCAACCTGACTGATCGCCCGGTTCACAAGAGCCGGGCGACTTTTTGTTGTAGCACCGGAAGAAGCTCGCTTTCGAACCACGCATTCTTCTTCAGCCAGCTGTTGTTGCGCCAGGACGGATGCGGCATTGGCACCACTGCGGGCTGACGGTCAGCCTCCAGGTATTCTCTCCAGTTGCCCACGGTCTCGGTCAGGCTTTTCTTCTTGTCTCGTCCCAGATGGTAGGCCTGCGCGTATTGGCCGATGACAAGGATCAGCTCAATTTGCGGCATGGCGGCAAAGATCCGGTCGTGCCAGTGCGCGCGGCATTCACGGCGCGGCGGCAGGTCGCCGCCCTTGCTATCCAGTCCGGGAAAGCACAGGCCCATGGGGACGATCGCAACTTTCGTGGCATCATAAAACGCATCAGCGTCGACCGCCATCCACTGTCGCAGGCGATCGCCGGAGGGGTCGGTGAAAGGCCGTCCGCTTTTGTGGACCCTTGTTCCAGGGGCCTGACCGCAGATGCAAATTCGGGCCTGATCCGAGAGCTGAATGACCGGCCGAGGCTCGTGGGGAAGCGGCGCGGCCAGTGGCTCCTCAACACAAATGCGGCAAGCAGAAATCCCCGTCTCCAGATCCCTCAGCACATCCTTTGCCCTCGCTGCGCCAGGCACCAGCTTCTCCCAACCCTCAGTCTTTGCTTACGTTTCGTTTACCACATACCTGAGGGCGATCTTAAGAAATCGTGAGTCAGATAGGTAAAACGACAACCTACCGATCAAGCTTTTGAAAAGAGTGCTCCGACGGACATGGGATACGAAGCCCGCACCATCCGCGACGAGAAGACCGCCATCAACCGGAAACGGGCGATGCGTCGGCGCGAGGTTGCGCGGACGGTCCGCGATGTGCGCACGCGCATCGGATCCAGCGATAGCCTGCCCAATGACTTCGAGCTCGAGCGACAGCACCTTTTTGCGGACACGCGCCTGAACTCGGCCTTTGCCGTGCCGATGCTTGCGCTGATTGTTGCGGCCATTTCGTCACTGTGGATCCATCCGGCACTCGTCGGCTTCTGGTTCATCCTGAATTTCTGCATGCATCTTCTGGCGATCGGAACCTGCCGGGCCTATGAAAAGGCGCCTTCCGCCAGCCGGCAGGAGAAACCATGGCTGCGGCGCTTCACGCTGAGCGACCTGCTTTACGGCAGCAGCTGGGCCCTGTTCTTTCTCTTGCCGAAACAGAACCAG is a window of Labrenzia sp. CE80 DNA encoding:
- a CDS encoding uracil-DNA glycosylase family protein; the protein is MLRDLETGISACRICVEEPLAAPLPHEPRPVIQLSDQARICICGQAPGTRVHKSGRPFTDPSGDRLRQWMAVDADAFYDATKVAIVPMGLCFPGLDSKGGDLPPRRECRAHWHDRIFAAMPQIELILVIGQYAQAYHLGRDKKKSLTETVGNWREYLEADRQPAVVPMPHPSWRNNSWLKKNAWFESELLPVLQQKVARLL
- a CDS encoding sulfurtransferase, giving the protein MLGSLKSLSGPIAGFVTAMTVLAAPASAAPEVTPLVSTEWLAANLDNDEVVVIDTRSKISNSGKDDYLKGHIPGAVWSEYPGYWRTERDGVVGVLPSVEKLEAALSELGVSEDKALVIIPAGSSSLEFGSAARIFWTMKYLGHDAVAILDGGHAAWVAEDRGLETGDVTPEGDLFVAEVRDELLVSTNEVAEAMGTETVLLDGRPEAQFSGKQKHGKATRFGHIPGAVNFDQDKFYNKGSNRLKDKAELASLLPASLKDSSAKVVSYCNTGHWAATNWFVLTQVLGQENVTLYDDSMVGWSRDESLPIKATAKPEQPAKQVKTN
- a CDS encoding Lrp/AsnC family transcriptional regulator, with protein sequence MIDRIDRRILSILQEDCTVPVAEIGRRVGLSTTPCWRRIQKMEEEGVITARVALLDPAKVNAKVTAFVAITTSQHSEDWLKKFADVISEFPEVVEFYRMAGQVDYLLRVCVPDIEAYDSFYKKLIAKIDITDVSTTFAMEQIKYTTQLPLAYVPKEKPRGD